One Saimiri boliviensis isolate mSaiBol1 chromosome 17, mSaiBol1.pri, whole genome shotgun sequence genomic window carries:
- the SAMD14 gene encoding sterile alpha motif domain-containing protein 14 isoform X1: MASSKLREPADEVFDLDLAVPETARLDSSLHKARAQLLAKGRRHRPSRSRLRDSASSAEDGEGSDGPGGKVTDGCGSPLHRLRSPLHAGPGSPAGGSFCLDPPGLRRSLDEDEPPPSPLTRYRPLHNTASHEGLAAASCSPPRSAPSSDSSPSFVRRHPRAEPHSEDDSRDASPPEPASPTIGLDKKTRRKFLDLGVTLRRASTGKSRKEKGSNRLSMGSRESVEGSSRSGGSPFLPFSWFTDSGKGSASSGSTTSPACSPKHEGFSPKKSASQESTLSDDSTPPSSSPKIPSGPRQEAKCSYPYHTLSQSSDEFLDEPLPPVHHWTSQQVGQWLQSLNLEQYATEFAARQVDGPQLLQLDGSKLKSLGLSNSHDRALVKRKLKELAAAAEKERKAQEKAARQREKLRRREQEAKKS, translated from the exons ACCTGGACTTGGCTGTGCCAGAGACCGCCAGACTGGACAGCAGTTTACACAAGGCCCGGGCCCAGCTGTTGGCCAAGGGCCGGAGACACCGGCCATCCCGCTCCAGGCTTCGGGACAGTGCCAGCTCCGCGGAGGATGGTGAAGGCTCCGATGGGCCTGGAGGCAAG GTGACCGACGGCTGCGGGAGCCCCCTGCACCGGCTGCGCTCGCCTTTGCACGCAGGCCCGGGGTCCCCGGCGGGGGGCTCCTTCTGCCTGGATCCTCCCGGGCTGCGGCGCAGCCTGGACGAGGACGAGCCGCCGCCCTCGCCGCTCACGCGCTACCGGCCCCTGCACAACACTGCCTCGCACGAGGGCCTGGCCGCCGCCTCCTGCTCGCCGCCGCGCTCCGCGCCCTCCTCCGACAGCTCCCCCAGCTTCGTGCGCCGCCACCCGCGCGCAGAGCCGCACAGCGAAG ATGACAGCCGTGATGCCAGTCCTCCTGAGCCTGCCAGCCCCACCATCGGCCTGGATAAGAAGACTCGGCGAAAGTTCCTGGACCTGGG GGTCACCCTGCGCCGAGCATCCACGGGCAAGAGTCGGAAGGAGAAAGGTAGCAACCGCCTGTCCATGGGCAGCAG GGAATCAGTGGAGGGCTCCAGCAGGTCAGGGGGCTCCCCGTTCCTGCCTTTTTCGTGGTTCACAGACAGTGGCAAGGGGTCAGCATCCTCGGGTAGCACCACCTCCCCCGCCTGCTCCCCTAAACACGAGGGCTTCAGCCCTAAGAAGTCAGCTTCCCAG GAATCAACCCTGAGTGATGACTCCACGCCCCCCAGCAGCAGCCCCAAGATCCCGAGTGGGCCCCGGCAGGAGGCCAAATGTTCTTACCCCTACCACACGCTGTCTCAGTCTTCGGATGAG TTCCTGGATGAGCCCCTCCCCCCCGTCCACCATTGGACCAGCCAGCAGGTGGGCCAGTGGCTGCAGAGCCTCAACCTGGAGCAGTATGCCACCGAGTTTGCCGCCCGGCAGGTAGACGGGCCGCAGCTACTGCAGCTGGACGGAAGCAAACTGAAG AGCCTGGGGCTCAGCAACTCCCATGACCGGGCGCTGGTGAAGCGGAAGTTGAAGGAGCTGGCAGCGGCTGCTGAGAAGGAGCGCAAGGCCCAGGAGAAGGCTGCGCGGCAGCGGGAGAAGCTCCGGCGCAGAGAGCAGGAGGCCAAAAAGAGCTAG
- the SAMD14 gene encoding sterile alpha motif domain-containing protein 14 isoform X2 has protein sequence MASSKLREPADEVFDLDLAVPETARLDSSLHKARAQLLAKGRRHRPSRSRLRDSASSAEDGEGSDGPGGKVTDGCGSPLHRLRSPLHAGPGSPAGGSFCLDPPGLRRSLDEDEPPPSPLTRYRPLHNTASHEGLAAASCSPPRSAPSSDSSPSFVRRHPRAEPHSEDDSRDASPPEPASPTIGLDKKTRRKFLDLGVTLRRASTGKSRKEKGSNRLSMGSRESVEGSSRSGGSPFLPFSWFTDSGKGSASSGSTTSPACSPKHEGFSPKKSASQAQLLAHAHRALSNSWCLVQDFSSTQIGMESTLSDDSTPPSSSPKIPSGPRQEAKCSYPYHTLSQSSDEFLDEPLPPVHHWTSQQVGQWLQSLNLEQYATEFAARQVDGPQLLQLDGSKLKSLGLSNSHDRALVKRKLKELAAAAEKERKAQEKAARQREKLRRREQEAKKS, from the exons ACCTGGACTTGGCTGTGCCAGAGACCGCCAGACTGGACAGCAGTTTACACAAGGCCCGGGCCCAGCTGTTGGCCAAGGGCCGGAGACACCGGCCATCCCGCTCCAGGCTTCGGGACAGTGCCAGCTCCGCGGAGGATGGTGAAGGCTCCGATGGGCCTGGAGGCAAG GTGACCGACGGCTGCGGGAGCCCCCTGCACCGGCTGCGCTCGCCTTTGCACGCAGGCCCGGGGTCCCCGGCGGGGGGCTCCTTCTGCCTGGATCCTCCCGGGCTGCGGCGCAGCCTGGACGAGGACGAGCCGCCGCCCTCGCCGCTCACGCGCTACCGGCCCCTGCACAACACTGCCTCGCACGAGGGCCTGGCCGCCGCCTCCTGCTCGCCGCCGCGCTCCGCGCCCTCCTCCGACAGCTCCCCCAGCTTCGTGCGCCGCCACCCGCGCGCAGAGCCGCACAGCGAAG ATGACAGCCGTGATGCCAGTCCTCCTGAGCCTGCCAGCCCCACCATCGGCCTGGATAAGAAGACTCGGCGAAAGTTCCTGGACCTGGG GGTCACCCTGCGCCGAGCATCCACGGGCAAGAGTCGGAAGGAGAAAGGTAGCAACCGCCTGTCCATGGGCAGCAG GGAATCAGTGGAGGGCTCCAGCAGGTCAGGGGGCTCCCCGTTCCTGCCTTTTTCGTGGTTCACAGACAGTGGCAAGGGGTCAGCATCCTCGGGTAGCACCACCTCCCCCGCCTGCTCCCCTAAACACGAGGGCTTCAGCCCTAAGAAGTCAGCTTCCCAG GCCCAGCTCCTGGCTCATGCACACAGGGCACTGAGCAACTCCTGGTGCCTAGTCCAGGACTTCAGCTCCACCCAGATAGGTATG GAATCAACCCTGAGTGATGACTCCACGCCCCCCAGCAGCAGCCCCAAGATCCCGAGTGGGCCCCGGCAGGAGGCCAAATGTTCTTACCCCTACCACACGCTGTCTCAGTCTTCGGATGAG TTCCTGGATGAGCCCCTCCCCCCCGTCCACCATTGGACCAGCCAGCAGGTGGGCCAGTGGCTGCAGAGCCTCAACCTGGAGCAGTATGCCACCGAGTTTGCCGCCCGGCAGGTAGACGGGCCGCAGCTACTGCAGCTGGACGGAAGCAAACTGAAG AGCCTGGGGCTCAGCAACTCCCATGACCGGGCGCTGGTGAAGCGGAAGTTGAAGGAGCTGGCAGCGGCTGCTGAGAAGGAGCGCAAGGCCCAGGAGAAGGCTGCGCGGCAGCGGGAGAAGCTCCGGCGCAGAGAGCAGGAGGCCAAAAAGAGCTAG